One Artemia franciscana chromosome 15, ASM3288406v1, whole genome shotgun sequence genomic window carries:
- the LOC136036067 gene encoding pyruvate dehydrogenase protein X component, mitochondrial-like isoform X2: protein MAPANSTDVKIGTPIAMIAEEGEDWKSISGPVLESGSAVTDEKPLKDEAAAEFSSVRHLGATPTLIGPAVRGLLEQYNINANEVRPTGPKSLLLKGDILKYVKEKGLKPVVLTDKGPVESEQQQPKVSVMPNKFVMAPVSRKEVESQAKAMKKQQSPYKPGLVSDFVDLELTNVRKVIAKRLTESKGTIPHAYSVIQCPLDEVLELRKSLKKDGIAVSVNDFIIKASACALESVPEVNVTMVQGQVRHESSVDISIAVATDNGLITPIVKGAAGLGIQAISATVKELATRARANKLKPHEFQGGSFSISNLGMYGISEFSAIINPPQCAILAIGSGSLKLDASGKPINVVSVTLSYNSEAISEDSAANFLDSFKTYLSQPAFLLLGGFKTKSQAVSI, encoded by the exons GCTCCTGCTAATTCCACCGACGTAAAAATTGGAACTCCAATAGCAATGATCGCTGAAGAAGGAGAAGATTGGAAGAGTATAAGTGGACCTGTTCTTGAATCAGGGTCAGCTGTGACAGACGAAAAACCTTTAAAGGATGAAGCAGCAGCAGAATTTAGCAGTGTAAGGCATCTAGGAGCTACACCAAC GCTCATCGGACCCGCTGTCAGAGGTTTGCTTGAACAATATaatattaatgctaatgaagtCAGGCCAACTGGTCCCAAGAGTCTACTGCTTAAAGGAGACATTTTGAAGTATGTCAAGGAGAAGGGATTAAAACCTGTTGTCTTAACTG ATAAAGGACCTGTAGAATCAGAACAACAACAGCCTAAAGTGTCAGTAATGCCAAATAAGTTTGTAATGGCACCAGTGTCAAGAAAAGAGGTGGAGTCTCAAGCTAAAGCCATGAAAAAGCAACAGTCGCCTTACAAACCCGGACTTGTCTCAGACTTTGTTGATCTAGAGCTTACCAATGTCAGGAAAGTCATTGCCAAGAGACTTACTGAATCTAAG GGAACTATACCACATGCTTATAGTGTTATCCAGTGTCCATTGGATGAAGTTCTTGAGTTacgaaaatctttaaaaaaagatggTATTGCTGTATCAGTGAATGATTTCATCATCAAGGCTTCAGCGTGTGCATTGGAATCGGTCCCGGAAGTTAATGTTACGATGGTGCAAGGTCAA gTTCGCCATGAGTCTAGTGTGGATATTTCCATAGCTGTTGCAACTGATAATGGCCTAATAACCCCTATTGTAAAGGGTGCTGCCGGACTTGGAATACAAGCAATATCAGCAACAGTCAAAGAGCTCGCTACTCGAGCGAgagcaaataaattaaaaccacATGAATTTCAGGGCGGTAGCTTTTC gatTTCAAATTTAGGAATGTATGGTATTAGTGAATTTTCAGCAATTATTAATCCTCCACAGTGTGCCATTCTTGCAATAGGATCAGGTAGTTTGAAATTGG aTGCAAGTGGTAAACCAATAAATGTCGTTTCCGTCACATTATCATATAATTCTGAAGCCATATCAGAGGATAGTGCTGCCAATTTCTTGGATTCATTTAAAACTTATTTGTCTCAACCTGCATTTCTGTTGCTGGGAGGTTTTAAGACCAAATCACAAGCTGTTTCAATTTAG